One Thalassotalea atypica DNA window includes the following coding sequences:
- a CDS encoding SDR family NAD(P)-dependent oxidoreductase, protein MMTHKRLENKVAIVTGSSRGIGAGIAQAFADEGARVVINYVNNVDAAQAVVERINDAHGKDTALAIKADVSVRTEIQKLYQETESFFGQIDILVNNAGINQRGWFDEVTDDDWDKIMSVNLKGPFICSQEVFPFMKKQNSGRIINISSVAGQYHGPKTVHYAVSKAGLNSLTKVIARYGAEFNIHVNAIAPGLIRTDQTADEVDSPAGQKVLDMTLLKKEGQVKDVASMAIALASDEQQYMTGQVIALSGGAILG, encoded by the coding sequence ATGATGACTCATAAACGATTAGAAAATAAAGTAGCAATAGTCACTGGTTCTTCACGTGGTATCGGTGCTGGTATCGCTCAAGCATTTGCGGATGAAGGAGCACGCGTTGTCATTAACTATGTTAATAATGTTGACGCAGCGCAGGCTGTTGTTGAAAGGATTAATGATGCTCATGGTAAAGACACGGCTTTAGCTATTAAAGCTGATGTTTCTGTGCGCACAGAAATACAAAAGCTTTATCAAGAGACAGAATCTTTTTTTGGACAAATAGATATTCTTGTCAACAATGCGGGGATAAATCAGCGCGGTTGGTTTGATGAAGTCACGGACGATGACTGGGATAAAATAATGTCTGTTAACTTAAAAGGACCGTTTATTTGTAGCCAAGAAGTTTTTCCTTTCATGAAGAAGCAAAATTCAGGACGTATCATCAATATATCTTCCGTTGCTGGGCAGTATCATGGTCCTAAAACAGTGCATTATGCGGTTTCTAAGGCTGGCTTGAATAGCTTAACTAAAGTTATTGCTCGTTATGGCGCGGAGTTTAATATCCATGTCAATGCTATCGCTCCAGGATTAATTCGGACAGATCAAACTGCCGATGAAGTAGATAGCCCAGCAGGTCAAAAGGTTCTAGACATGACTTTACTGAAAAAAGAAGGTCAAGTAAAAGACGTTGCTAGTATGGCTATTGCTTTAGCATCTGATGAACAGCAATACATGACAGGGCAGGTAATAGCATTAAGTGGAGGTGCTATCCTTGGGTAA
- a CDS encoding sigma-54-dependent transcriptional regulator encodes MDNSKILVVEDDGGLREALVDTLLLAGYQCVAAESGEQALLELKNHKIDLVVSDVQMGGMSGLSLLKSIKAQNPQMPMLLMTAYGTIDDAVQAMRDGACNYMAKPFAPEVLLNMVSQYIPLQQCEENTPVVADSQSIELLKLAKKVASTQASVMVLGPSGSGKEVLAQYVHQHSARNTGPFVAINCAAIPENMLEATLFGYEKGAFTGAIQACPGKFEQAQGGTILLDEITEMDLGLQAKILRVLQEREVERLGGRKTIDLDVRVIATSNRDLKEAVKAGEFREDLYYRLNVFPLTWLPLAERRDDIIPLTKHLIERHCQKEACAIPNLTSVARSKLLAYDWPGNVRELDNVVQRALILHANNIIEATDLLIENFDTQISIHAPNPTQHEDKLGSELKLQEHQIILDTLQACHGSRKAVAERLGISPRTLRYKIAKMRDSGIQIPA; translated from the coding sequence ATGGATAACAGTAAAATACTCGTTGTTGAAGATGATGGAGGTTTACGTGAAGCGTTGGTGGATACTCTGCTACTTGCAGGTTATCAATGCGTGGCCGCTGAGTCTGGTGAGCAGGCGTTACTGGAGCTGAAAAACCATAAAATTGATTTAGTTGTCAGTGATGTGCAAATGGGTGGGATGTCAGGCTTATCGCTATTAAAAAGCATTAAAGCACAAAATCCGCAAATGCCCATGCTACTGATGACAGCTTACGGCACTATTGATGATGCAGTGCAAGCAATGCGTGATGGTGCCTGTAACTACATGGCAAAACCGTTTGCACCTGAAGTATTACTAAATATGGTCAGTCAGTATATTCCGCTTCAACAATGTGAAGAGAATACGCCGGTAGTGGCAGATAGCCAAAGCATCGAATTACTTAAACTGGCTAAAAAAGTTGCGTCTACCCAAGCCTCAGTCATGGTGCTTGGTCCAAGCGGCTCAGGTAAAGAAGTGCTAGCACAATATGTCCACCAACACTCAGCACGTAATACTGGGCCTTTTGTGGCGATTAACTGTGCAGCAATTCCTGAGAACATGCTTGAAGCCACTTTATTCGGTTATGAAAAAGGCGCGTTTACCGGTGCGATACAGGCTTGTCCCGGCAAGTTTGAACAAGCACAAGGTGGCACCATTTTATTGGATGAAATTACTGAAATGGATCTTGGTTTACAGGCTAAAATCCTTAGGGTATTACAAGAGCGAGAAGTCGAACGCTTAGGTGGCCGAAAAACAATAGACTTGGACGTACGAGTGATCGCCACCAGCAACCGTGATTTAAAAGAAGCGGTAAAGGCCGGAGAGTTCAGAGAAGATTTATATTATCGTTTGAATGTCTTTCCACTGACGTGGTTGCCGTTAGCCGAGCGCCGAGACGACATCATTCCTTTGACCAAACATTTGATTGAACGTCATTGTCAAAAAGAAGCTTGTGCTATTCCAAATTTAACCAGTGTTGCACGCAGTAAGTTACTTGCCTATGACTGGCCAGGAAATGTCAGAGAGCTTGATAATGTTGTACAACGGGCATTAATTTTACATGCTAACAATATCATTGAGGCCACCGATTTATTGATTGAAAACTTTGATACCCAAATATCCATTCATGCGCCAAATCCAACACAGCATGAAGACAAGCTGGGCAGTGAGTTAAAGCTCCAAGAGCATCAAATTATTCTCGATACGCTACAAGCTTGTCATGGTAGCCGCAAGGCAGTTGCTGAACGGTTAGGGATCAGTCCTCGTACGTTACGATATAAAATTGCCAAAATGCGAGACAGTGGTATCCAGATCCCCGCATAG
- a CDS encoding sigma-54 dependent transcriptional regulator has translation MQGQKKIVIVGNDQERCQQFEMILSFVGEQFVSCTQAELASVFTQTEHILAVVLIEHIDQQIIDFVKSQPKCPFVFHDVLDPKDLNDCVNILGELSVPLNYAQLTELIHHCHQYHNKLPNKRNKSGCGTSLLRSLIGASQPMQQVRFLIEQVASTVANVLILGESGTGKEVIARNIHNLSERAKAPFVPVNCGAIPGELLESELFGHEKGAFTGAISTRKGRFELAEGGTLFLDEIGDMPHPMQVKLLRVLQERTFERVGGSKSIKANVRIVAATHQHLEEMIKKGDFREDLFYRLNVFPIESPALRERKEDVPLLAQELVARFEAEQGQGVRFTEKAMESLMEHPWSGNVRELSNLIERMIIMYSDQTVDVSELPIKYQHIDVDEYQPEYPEELQEQEAIAELFAGFDYDEDEVEPEEEAYVPSQNGALPEDGLNLKQHLAEMEVSLIEQALTRSEGIVARAADLLAMRRTTLVEKMRKYDIQKDND, from the coding sequence ATGCAAGGTCAGAAAAAGATTGTCATTGTCGGCAATGACCAAGAGCGTTGTCAGCAATTTGAAATGATACTTTCATTTGTTGGTGAGCAGTTTGTAAGTTGTACACAAGCCGAACTGGCTTCTGTTTTCACGCAAACCGAGCACATTTTAGCAGTCGTGCTAATTGAGCACATCGATCAACAGATTATCGACTTTGTTAAATCTCAGCCTAAATGTCCTTTTGTATTTCATGATGTACTTGATCCTAAAGATCTTAATGATTGCGTTAATATTTTAGGGGAATTAAGTGTTCCGCTAAATTACGCACAGTTAACTGAGCTTATTCATCATTGCCACCAATACCACAATAAATTGCCAAACAAGCGTAATAAATCGGGTTGCGGTACAAGTTTATTACGTTCTCTTATCGGCGCAAGCCAGCCGATGCAACAAGTACGTTTTCTAATTGAGCAAGTAGCGAGTACGGTAGCTAATGTATTGATTTTAGGTGAGTCAGGTACTGGAAAAGAAGTTATTGCGCGTAATATTCATAATTTATCTGAGCGCGCTAAAGCCCCCTTTGTACCCGTAAATTGTGGCGCCATTCCGGGTGAATTATTAGAAAGTGAATTGTTCGGTCATGAAAAAGGCGCATTTACCGGCGCTATTTCTACTCGCAAAGGTCGCTTTGAATTAGCGGAAGGTGGCACGTTATTTCTCGATGAAATTGGTGATATGCCACACCCAATGCAAGTAAAGCTATTACGCGTTCTACAAGAACGTACGTTCGAGCGTGTTGGGGGCAGTAAGAGCATTAAAGCGAATGTACGTATTGTAGCGGCGACTCACCAACATTTAGAAGAAATGATTAAGAAAGGGGATTTTCGAGAAGATCTTTTTTACCGGCTAAATGTCTTTCCGATCGAAAGTCCGGCGCTACGTGAACGAAAAGAAGACGTGCCTTTGTTAGCACAAGAATTAGTTGCTCGATTTGAAGCAGAACAAGGGCAGGGTGTTCGGTTTACCGAAAAAGCGATGGAATCACTGATGGAGCACCCGTGGTCTGGTAACGTCAGGGAGCTTTCAAATTTAATCGAGCGCATGATCATCATGTATAGCGATCAAACGGTGGATGTCAGCGAATTGCCAATCAAATATCAGCATATTGATGTTGATGAGTATCAACCTGAATACCCAGAAGAGTTGCAAGAGCAAGAAGCGATCGCTGAGTTATTTGCGGGCTTTGATTATGATGAAGATGAGGTAGAACCTGAAGAGGAAGCTTATGTGCCGAGTCAAAACGGAGCACTCCCTGAGGACGGTTTAAACCTCAAACAACACTTAGCTGAAATGGAAGTCTCATTAATCGAACAAGCGTTAACCAGAAGCGAAGGTATTGTGGCAAGAGCTGCTGACTTACTGGCGATGCGTCGCACAACCTTGGTTGAAAAAATGCGTAAATACGATATTCAAAAAGACAACGATTAA
- the fliG gene encoding flagellar motor switch protein FliG, producing the protein MSDESQELAPMASGFDVDKLDGVEKASILLLSLSEEDAAQILKHLEPKQVQQVGMVMAAMEDFTQEKITAVHKLFINEIQNFSTIGFQSEEFVRKALTAALGEDKAGNLIDQIVMGGGAKGLDSLKWMDSKQVANIIRNEHPQIQTIVMSYLDPEQSAEILSQFSEKVRLDLMMRIANLEEVQPAALQELNEIMEKQFAGQAGAQAAKMGGLKAAADIMNYLDTNVEGMLMDSIREHDEEMSQQIQDLMFVFENLADVDDRGIQAILKDVQQDALMKAIKGADDALKEKILSNMSKRAAEMLADDLEAMGPVRISEVEAAQKEILSVARRLSDAGEIMLGGAGGGDEFL; encoded by the coding sequence ATGAGTGATGAATCACAAGAATTAGCCCCAATGGCTAGTGGCTTTGACGTTGATAAACTCGACGGTGTCGAAAAAGCCTCAATATTATTATTAAGCTTATCTGAAGAAGATGCCGCGCAAATTCTTAAGCATTTAGAGCCAAAGCAAGTGCAACAGGTCGGTATGGTCATGGCGGCGATGGAAGATTTTACCCAAGAGAAAATCACTGCCGTTCACAAGCTGTTTATCAATGAAATTCAAAACTTCAGTACCATAGGTTTCCAATCAGAAGAGTTTGTGCGTAAAGCGCTTACTGCGGCATTAGGTGAAGACAAAGCCGGTAATTTAATTGATCAGATTGTAATGGGGGGCGGCGCCAAAGGCCTTGATTCATTGAAATGGATGGATTCAAAACAAGTGGCGAATATTATTCGTAACGAACATCCGCAAATTCAGACTATCGTGATGTCATACCTAGACCCTGAACAGTCAGCTGAAATATTAAGTCAGTTCTCAGAAAAAGTGCGTTTAGATCTAATGATGCGTATTGCTAATTTAGAAGAAGTACAGCCGGCTGCACTACAAGAGCTGAACGAGATTATGGAAAAACAATTTGCTGGCCAAGCCGGTGCACAAGCAGCGAAAATGGGTGGCCTTAAAGCTGCCGCTGATATCATGAACTACTTAGATACGAATGTAGAAGGTATGTTGATGGACTCAATTCGCGAGCATGACGAAGAAATGAGTCAACAAATTCAAGATCTTATGTTCGTCTTTGAAAACTTGGCTGATGTTGACGACCGAGGTATCCAAGCAATACTGAAAGATGTACAACAAGACGCGCTAATGAAAGCGATCAAAGGTGCGGATGACGCTCTGAAAGAAAAAATCCTTAGCAATATGTCTAAACGTGCGGCAGAAATGCTGGCTGATGATCTTGAGGCCATGGGACCTGTGCGTATTAGCGAAGTCGAAGCGGCACAAAAAGAAATTCTTTCAGTTGCTCGACGATTATCTGACGCCGGTGAAATTATGCTAGGTGGTGCTGGCGGCGGCGATGAGTTCTTATAA
- the fliF gene encoding flagellar basal-body MS-ring/collar protein FliF, producing the protein MADMSNSTAMVSPEGGNDLLALDGDDSVADEKQSGFSATLGNVDVLRQLTIIMALAICLAIAVFVIMWINQPEYRILTKLPTQELIETMDFLDANKVDYKQESNIISVRNDEYQQIKLMLAREGLNQEPDQGTDIIMKDMGFGVSQRMETERLKHGRELQLARTIEQLQKISRAKVLLAIPRENVFARKQKSASATVVVTIQRNRMLSEEEVDSVVDIVASAVQGLTPNRVTVTDQNGRLLNSGSQDSVSSRSRKEFEIEQKREAEYMEKIDSILIPVVGLGNYTSQVDVTMDFTNSEETSRRYNPDLPALRSEMKVEDNSIGGALGGIPGALSNQPPLESDIPENATGGANSQRVMPTRKHSESTKNYELDESISYTKQQTGVIRRITVSVALDYLNSVGAEGAVTQTPRSVQELANIRRLLQGSIGFDLQRGDTLDVVTLPFSRVDVGEEVQIPIYQQPWFMQTMKMALGALVIIVLIIFVIRPMLKRLLHPEQTPADYGDKSLDTHIDLGDETMDMLTSDFDAGAVGFAPDGSLQLPDLHRDEDVLKAVRALVANEPELSSQVVKSWLIEDE; encoded by the coding sequence GTGGCTGATATGAGTAATTCGACTGCAATGGTGTCACCTGAAGGTGGCAATGACTTACTTGCCCTTGATGGTGATGATAGTGTCGCAGATGAGAAACAATCAGGTTTTTCGGCAACTTTGGGAAATGTTGACGTACTCCGCCAACTAACCATAATCATGGCATTGGCAATATGCTTAGCCATTGCTGTGTTTGTGATCATGTGGATAAACCAACCGGAATATCGCATTCTAACCAAATTGCCGACCCAAGAGCTCATCGAAACGATGGACTTTTTAGACGCCAACAAAGTCGATTACAAACAAGAAAGCAATATCATCTCTGTTCGAAATGATGAATACCAGCAAATTAAGCTAATGCTGGCCCGTGAAGGTTTGAATCAAGAGCCAGATCAAGGCACTGATATTATTATGAAAGACATGGGCTTTGGTGTCAGTCAGCGTATGGAAACTGAACGGCTAAAACATGGCCGAGAATTACAACTGGCTAGAACCATTGAACAGCTTCAAAAAATCTCTCGTGCTAAAGTGTTGTTAGCCATCCCTCGAGAAAATGTCTTTGCCCGAAAGCAAAAGAGCGCCTCCGCTACTGTTGTGGTAACAATACAGCGTAATAGAATGTTATCGGAAGAAGAAGTTGACTCCGTTGTTGATATCGTTGCCTCAGCCGTACAAGGGTTAACGCCTAATCGCGTGACGGTAACTGATCAAAATGGACGTTTACTTAATTCAGGCTCTCAAGATTCGGTTTCATCACGTTCACGTAAAGAATTTGAAATTGAACAAAAACGTGAAGCGGAATATATGGAGAAAATTGACTCCATTCTTATTCCTGTCGTAGGGCTTGGCAACTATACATCGCAAGTCGATGTCACTATGGATTTTACCAATTCGGAAGAAACATCGCGCCGTTACAACCCCGATTTACCTGCGCTTCGCAGTGAAATGAAAGTTGAAGACAACTCAATCGGTGGTGCATTAGGTGGCATACCTGGTGCATTAAGCAATCAGCCGCCGCTTGAATCTGACATTCCAGAAAACGCGACAGGTGGCGCCAATTCACAACGTGTCATGCCTACTCGAAAGCACTCAGAATCGACAAAAAATTATGAGCTAGATGAATCGATCAGTTACACCAAACAACAAACAGGTGTTATCCGTCGTATAACTGTTTCAGTGGCATTGGACTACTTAAACTCAGTGGGGGCAGAAGGTGCAGTAACGCAAACTCCGCGCTCAGTGCAAGAACTTGCCAATATACGTCGACTGCTTCAAGGCAGCATTGGTTTTGACCTGCAACGTGGTGACACATTGGACGTAGTGACTTTGCCGTTCTCACGGGTTGATGTTGGTGAAGAAGTTCAGATACCAATTTATCAGCAGCCTTGGTTTATGCAAACCATGAAGATGGCACTGGGGGCATTGGTCATAATTGTTCTCATTATCTTCGTTATTCGTCCAATGCTTAAACGTCTATTGCACCCAGAGCAAACACCGGCGGACTATGGCGATAAATCTCTTGATACGCATATCGATCTAGGCGATGAAACCATGGATATGTTAACATCTGACTTCGACGCAGGCGCGGTAGGATTCGCTCCAGACGGTAGCCTACAACTACCTGATCTACATCGTGACGAAGATGTCCTAAAAGCAGTTCGAGCGCTGGTTGCTAACGAGCCTGAACTATCCTCTCAAGTTGTGAAAAGTTGGTTGATTGAAGATGAGTGA
- the fliE gene encoding flagellar hook-basal body complex protein FliE, producing MDIKANSLFSQMQAMSLEATGNRGSEIKSVNSSGGDFGNLLKSAIENVNEIQQDAGSKRTAFELGDSRVTLADTMIAAQKASVAFDATVQVRNKFVEAYKEIMSMPV from the coding sequence ATGGATATCAAAGCAAATTCATTATTTTCGCAAATGCAGGCGATGTCTCTTGAGGCGACAGGTAATCGTGGTAGCGAAATTAAGTCTGTCAATTCATCTGGCGGTGATTTTGGCAATTTATTAAAGTCGGCCATTGAAAACGTTAACGAAATTCAGCAAGACGCAGGCAGTAAAAGAACAGCATTTGAGCTTGGCGATAGCCGAGTGACTTTAGCCGATACGATGATCGCCGCTCAGAAAGCGTCAGTCGCATTTGATGCCACCGTGCAAGTGAGAAATAAATTTGTCGAAGCATACAAAGAAATCATGAGCATGCCGGTTTAA
- a CDS encoding sensor histidine kinase, protein MALAIASTQTNNIFGQDSFAFEPHPENLSQESFSGELTLLRQQSKQLAQLIDVMPTGLVMLDGDGVVIKINKVASQLLDEPILGQAWFDVIRRSFKPRADDWHEVSLKDGRRVKLEITALGEQPGQLIMITDLTETRLLQDKLSHMQRLSSLGRMVSTLAHQIRTPLSSAMLYGANLGNTSLSDTSRVNFQDKLMSRLQDLEAQVNDMLLFAKSGNQQVVSTLEMNQLVEKSIASVDAILKKAEAKIHFTRCGRDCKVLGNESALMGALQNLFQNSIQVIKTNVEISVNIESHGQHVYISIKDNGKGIDPEYVDKIFEPFYTSRVQGTGLGLAVVKSVATAHQGEVKLISRKGEGANFCIKLPLLMAGQPLNNNPVDLSNQFQEVAHG, encoded by the coding sequence ATGGCACTAGCAATAGCATCTACACAAACGAACAATATTTTTGGTCAAGACAGTTTTGCGTTTGAACCTCACCCCGAAAACCTATCTCAAGAATCATTTAGCGGTGAACTCACCTTGCTGCGCCAACAAAGTAAACAGTTAGCGCAACTGATTGATGTGATGCCAACTGGTTTGGTGATGCTTGATGGTGACGGTGTTGTCATAAAGATCAATAAAGTTGCTAGCCAATTGCTTGATGAACCAATTCTTGGTCAAGCGTGGTTTGATGTTATTCGTCGCTCTTTTAAACCCCGTGCCGATGATTGGCATGAGGTTTCATTAAAAGACGGCCGCCGCGTTAAACTAGAAATCACTGCGTTGGGTGAACAGCCGGGGCAACTGATCATGATCACTGACTTAACAGAGACCCGTTTACTTCAAGACAAATTAAGCCATATGCAGCGGTTATCATCATTAGGGCGCATGGTTTCAACCTTAGCACATCAAATTAGAACCCCATTATCTTCTGCTATGCTTTATGGCGCTAATTTAGGTAATACCAGTTTAAGCGATACCTCTCGCGTAAACTTTCAGGATAAATTGATGTCGAGGCTGCAAGACCTTGAAGCACAAGTAAATGATATGTTGTTGTTTGCCAAAAGTGGTAACCAGCAAGTGGTATCGACACTAGAAATGAATCAGCTTGTTGAAAAGTCAATTGCGTCAGTTGACGCCATACTGAAAAAGGCAGAAGCGAAAATTCACTTCACCCGTTGTGGCCGCGATTGCAAAGTCTTAGGCAATGAAAGTGCACTAATGGGTGCGCTTCAAAATTTATTCCAAAATAGTATCCAAGTGATAAAGACCAATGTTGAGATTTCAGTGAACATCGAAAGCCATGGCCAGCATGTTTATATCAGCATTAAAGATAATGGCAAGGGAATTGATCCCGAGTATGTAGACAAAATATTCGAACCGTTTTACACCTCTAGAGTGCAAGGTACCGGTTTGGGGCTTGCTGTCGTTAAATCGGTGGCAACCGCTCATCAAGGAGAAGTAAAACTGATCAGCCGCAAAGGCGAAGGTGCAAATTTCTGTATTAAGTTGCCCTTGTTGATGGCCGGTCAACCACTTAACAATAACCCTGTTGACCTTAGCAATCAGTTTCAGGAGGTAGCTCATGGATAA
- a CDS encoding ATP-grasp domain-containing protein yields the protein MLSLGNTTKTLLLLGAGTDQCFAIKTAKAMGHYVVVVDGNPNAAGFEIADEYAVVSTRDLIALKTFVDEFQAKGKSIDGVSVMGSDISQFVAKLAQYIGAPHIPVLSAEIATDKYLMKKCFLEKDVPIPWFQMLNDYEDLKSVIKNRGLPLIIKPTDRSGARGVFLLTESSDIEALYEHAKAESFSNTVMVESYLAGPQISTESIMYEGKAYTPGFVDRNYDRMPDYLPFIIEDGGWEPSRVTQEQRLEVELLVEQAALALGVTDGVVKGDIVLTESGPKVIEMATRLSGGDFSESLVPLGTGVNYVESAINIALGIKPDLNSLRPKFQQAVANRYFFPPAGKLVSIKGLDKVRAKPFVEKLEIWYQVGDFLPTIRSHADRFGVFTVTASNLIELEERVTWVHDTVEINVDTSVLRNGE from the coding sequence GTGCTATCCTTGGGTAACACAACTAAAACGCTTCTTTTATTAGGAGCGGGCACAGATCAATGCTTCGCCATAAAAACGGCGAAAGCGATGGGCCACTATGTTGTTGTCGTTGATGGCAATCCTAATGCTGCTGGTTTTGAGATTGCAGATGAGTATGCGGTGGTTAGTACGCGAGATCTAATTGCTCTTAAAACTTTTGTCGATGAATTTCAGGCAAAAGGCAAAAGTATCGATGGCGTGTCAGTGATGGGCAGCGATATTTCACAGTTTGTTGCAAAACTAGCCCAATATATTGGTGCACCACATATCCCAGTTCTCTCTGCCGAAATTGCCACTGATAAGTATTTAATGAAAAAATGCTTTTTAGAAAAAGATGTTCCGATTCCATGGTTTCAAATGCTTAACGATTATGAAGATCTGAAAAGTGTAATTAAGAACAGAGGCTTGCCGTTAATCATTAAACCAACGGACAGATCAGGCGCGCGAGGTGTATTTTTGTTAACAGAGTCATCCGATATAGAAGCACTCTATGAACATGCTAAGGCTGAATCGTTTAGCAATACTGTCATGGTGGAATCTTACTTAGCAGGTCCTCAAATTAGCACTGAAAGTATTATGTATGAGGGAAAGGCATATACCCCAGGTTTTGTTGATCGCAACTACGATCGAATGCCCGATTACTTACCCTTTATTATTGAAGACGGTGGTTGGGAACCAAGCCGAGTAACTCAAGAGCAAAGGCTCGAAGTGGAATTATTAGTGGAACAAGCGGCTTTAGCACTTGGTGTTACTGATGGTGTTGTTAAGGGTGATATTGTATTAACTGAGTCAGGTCCTAAAGTCATTGAAATGGCAACAAGATTAAGCGGAGGTGATTTTTCTGAAAGCTTGGTTCCGCTAGGAACAGGAGTTAACTATGTTGAGTCAGCCATTAATATTGCCTTAGGTATAAAGCCTGATCTAAATAGCTTACGCCCTAAGTTTCAACAAGCAGTGGCAAATCGCTATTTCTTCCCTCCGGCAGGTAAGCTCGTTTCAATCAAAGGTTTAGACAAGGTTCGTGCTAAGCCATTTGTCGAAAAATTAGAGATTTGGTATCAAGTTGGTGATTTCCTGCCAACAATTCGAAGTCACGCAGACAGATTTGGTGTTTTTACGGTAACAGCTAGTAATTTAATAGAACTTGAAGAGCGAGTAACTTGGGTTCATGACACAGTGGAAATAAACGTAGATACAAGTGTGTTGAGAAATGGAGAGTAA
- the fliH gene encoding flagellar assembly protein FliH, with translation MTETEKKQASLNESTDKSATPDQDIIWNFPDVESTPSEEEQLKTNAIGKNRTWRYEPPEEPEPEPVPLTADEIEQIRQAAYEDGFNQGKEEGYSKGYDEGKATGHEDGLKLGHDEGLAKGLEHGEQQINDLAVIWQKQIDQLHQPLAVLETNVEVQLLELVMQLTEAVVLQEAKTNPDILMSAITAGIKSLPSQDSQTQILLNPLDISIVEQQFGEAYVKEQGWRLLAAPQFEQGSCQIENSTSNIDIRVKSRLKQVLESFLHDALHQK, from the coding sequence ATGACAGAGACCGAGAAAAAACAAGCTAGTTTAAACGAAAGTACCGACAAAAGTGCGACACCAGATCAAGACATTATTTGGAATTTTCCTGATGTTGAGTCGACTCCGTCTGAAGAAGAGCAGTTGAAAACTAATGCTATTGGTAAAAATAGAACGTGGCGATATGAGCCACCGGAAGAGCCAGAGCCAGAGCCTGTTCCGTTAACGGCTGATGAAATAGAACAAATTCGCCAAGCCGCCTATGAAGACGGCTTTAATCAGGGTAAGGAAGAAGGCTATTCAAAAGGCTACGATGAGGGAAAAGCTACAGGCCATGAAGATGGGCTTAAGCTAGGTCATGACGAAGGGTTAGCCAAAGGTCTTGAGCATGGGGAGCAACAAATCAATGATTTGGCGGTAATATGGCAAAAGCAAATTGATCAATTGCATCAACCATTAGCTGTGCTTGAAACCAATGTTGAAGTGCAATTGCTTGAACTTGTGATGCAACTAACTGAAGCTGTGGTGCTTCAGGAAGCCAAAACCAATCCTGACATTTTAATGTCAGCGATTACTGCGGGCATCAAGTCATTACCTAGCCAAGATAGCCAAACACAAATTTTACTCAATCCATTAGACATCAGCATTGTAGAACAACAATTTGGTGAAGCTTATGTCAAAGAACAGGGTTGGCGATTGCTCGCTGCACCACAATTTGAACAGGGCAGCTGCCAAATAGAAAACAGTACCTCCAATATCGACATCCGCGTTAAATCAAGATTAAAGCAAGTATTGGAATCATTTTTGCACGATGCTTTACATCAGAAGTAA